From a single Apium graveolens cultivar Ventura chromosome 2, ASM990537v1, whole genome shotgun sequence genomic region:
- the LOC141708936 gene encoding protein CHLORORESPIRATORY REDUCTION 6, chloroplastic yields the protein MSMATMKPMYTLSSCSLKQIIKIPFLSPAVCSYKLNSNASLHMFSQDRGLVAPSVAFNPPGSFDISMEDDEEIDNSKKAPPSMPPKEGRYEVTIDNNDIRSLDLTPFQSAVGITSPSSVEPKEFLERTIGFTINYTKEDQYDPRELSEYPDIRLWFVRLDATYPWLPVLLDWRAGELARYAAMLVPHQMSMRMGVVFNPEALELFVMKKVFVAYSWLKQHDIPKPRLKAKDMARMLGFGIGDELFDLIDKHPVDL from the exons ATGTCTATGGCTACTATGAAACCAATGTACACACTATCTTCTTGTTCATTAAAACAGATTATAAAGATTCCATTTTTAAGTCCTGCAGTGTGTTCTTACAAGCTCAACTCAAATGCTTCATTACATATGTTTAGTCAAGATAGAGGACTAGTTGCACCTTCTGTAGCATTCAATCCTCCTGGCAGTTTTGATATCTCTATGGAAGATGATGAAGAAATAGACA ATTCAAAGAAGGCACCGCCTTCAATGCCTCCAAAAGAAGGGCGATATGAAGTAACCATTGATAATAATGATATTCGCAGTCTTGACTTAACACCATTTCAGAGTGCTGTTGGCATTACTTCGCCTTCCTCTG TTGAACCAAAGGAGTTTCTTGAACGGACGATTGGATTTACAATCAACTACACTAAAGAAGATCAATATGATCCTAGAGAACTTTCAGAATATCCTGATATACGACTCTGGTTTGTAAGACTCGATGCTACTTATCCGTGGCTTCCTGTCCTGTTAGATTGGAGAGCTGGAGAACTTGCTCGCTATGCAGCCATGCTAGTTCCTCACCAG ATGAGTATGAGAATGGGAGTTGTATTTAACCCTGAGGCACTGGAGTTATTCGTGATGAAGAAAGTTTTTGTAGCATATTCATGGTTGAAGCAACACGATATTCCTAAGCCAAGATTGAAGGCAAAAGATATGGCCAGAATGCTTGGATTTGGGATCGGAGATGAACTATTTGACTTGATCGATAAACATCCCGTGGACTTGTGA
- the LOC141708935 gene encoding protein RGF1 INDUCIBLE TRANSCRIPTION FACTOR 1-like isoform X3, producing MAKKNEKNICCLDCCTSICPHCVHSHRFHRLLQVRRYVYNDVVRLEDLEKLFDCANIQAYTINAAKVVFIRKRPQNRQFKGSANYCTSCDRCLQEPFIHCSLGCKVEFVLKHYTDLSPFLRKCKTLQLGPDFFIPQEMGDGTNPHQETANESLHSTIVDSDEQPMSCYNYSSGSSGSENISSSSNNMLCPEIVRKKRSGLVYVSCTGINRRSSSSSNNNNKLHSEEDIATNMSRRKGIPQRSPLC from the exons ATGGCCAAGAAAAACGAGAAAAATATATGCTGTTTGGATTGCTGCACCAGCATATGCCCACACTGTGTTCATTCCCATCGTTTCCATAGGCTTCTTCAAGTACGCCGCTATGTTTATAACGATGTTGTCAGATTGGAGGATCTTGAGAAACTCTTTGACTGCGCCAATATTCAG GCATACACGATCAATGCTGCAAAAGTGGTGTTCATCAGGAAGAGGCCTCAGAATAGGCAGTTTAAAGGCTCAGCTAATTACTGTACTTCTTGTGATAGATGCCTCCAAGAACCATTTATTCACTGCTCTCTTGGCTGCAAG GTGGAATTCGTGTTAAAGCACTATACCGACCTATCTCCATTTCTCAGAAAATGCAAGACATTACAGCTAGGTCCGGACTTCTTCATTCCACAAGAAATGGGAGACGGCACCAACCCTCATCAAGAAACAGCAAACGAATCACTCCATTCGACAATTGTTGATTCCGATGAACAACCAATGAGCTGTTATAATTATTCATCCGGCTCCTCGGGTTCAGAAAACATAAgtagcagcagcaacaacatGTTGTGCCCTGAAATCGTCAGGAAGAAGAGAAGTGGACTTGTTTATGTCTCGTGCACCGGAATCAACAgaagatcatcatcttcatctaATAACAACAACAAGCTTCACTCAGAAGAAGACATTGCTACAAACATGAGTAGAAGAAAAGGCATCCCTCAAAGATCTCCACTCTGTTAA
- the LOC141708937 gene encoding homeobox protein knotted-1-like LET12 isoform X2, with amino-acid sequence MAFHDQYSQAMSLHHYTDQQLTGNISPEQFNKSGPPTWLHSAILRQQNHHYTGEKSLLSPSDHDASIITMKNENQERKLHSMSEFVNDMSDLRDWQNAKCKADVLSHPLYDQLLAAHVSCLRIATPVDQLPRIDAQLAQAHLNVQKYVALGENNNQPLDDKDLDQFMTNYVLLLSSFKEQLQQHVRVHAMEAVMACWELEQSLQSLTGIAPGEGTGSTMSDDDDQADSDTNMFEGSLDGQDSMGFGPLVPTESERSLIERVRQELKHELKQGYKEKIVDIREEILRKRRAGKLPGDTTSLLKAWWQSHSKWPYPTEEDKARLVQETGLQLKQINNWFINQRKRNWHSNPSSSTVPKNKRKR; translated from the exons ATGGCGTTTCATGATCAATATTCACAAGCAATGTCACTTCATCATTACACCGATCAACAACTCACCGGTAATATCTCACCGGAGCAATTCAATAAGTCCGGGCCGCCTACGTGGCTCCACAGCGCAATTCTCCGGCAACAAAACCACCACTATACCGGAGAAAAGTCATTATTATCTCCATCCGATCACGACGCCTCGATAATCACGATGAAAAATGAGAATCAGGAGAGAAAATTGCATAGCATGAGTGAATTTGTTAATGATATGAGTGATTTACGTGATTGGCAGAATGCGAAATGTAAAGCGGATGTGCTTTCGCATCCTCTGTATGATCAGTTGCTTGCGGCTCACGTTTCGTGTTTACGGATCGCTACGCCTGTTGATCAGTTGCCAAGGATTGATGCTCAGCTGGCTCAGGCGCATCTTAATGTCCAAAAATATGTTGCTCTGGGAGAAAATAATAATCAGCCGCTTGATGATAAGGACCTTGATCAGTTCATG ACAAATTATGTCCTACTGCTCTCTTCCTTCAAAGAACAACTGCAACAACATGTTCGTGTTCATGCCATGGAAGCAGTCATGGCTTGCTGGGAGCTTGAGCAATCTCTGCAAAGCTTGACTG GTATAGCTCCTGGTGAAGGCACAGGTTCAACCATGTCGGATGATGACGATCAGGCTGACAGTGACACCAATATGTTTGAAGGAAGTCTAGATGGACAGGACAGCATGGGTTTCGGTCCTCTTGTTCCAACTGAAAGTGAAAGGTCCTTGATAGAACGTGTGAGGCAAGAGTTGAAGCATGAGCTGAAACAA GGTTACAAGGAGAAAATCGTAGACATCAGAGAGGAGATTTTGCGTAAAAGAAGAGCAGGAAAGCTTCCGGGTGATACTACTTCCCTATTAAAAGCATGGTGGCAGTCACATTCCAAATGGCCTTATCCAACA GAAGAAGACAAAGCAAGATTGGTGCAAGAAACAGGATTACAGCTAAAGCAGATCAATAACTGGTTTATCAACCAAAGAAAAAGGAATTGGCACAGTAATCCATCGTCTTCAACTGTTCCAAAGAACAAACGCAAGAG GTGA
- the LOC141708935 gene encoding protein RGF1 INDUCIBLE TRANSCRIPTION FACTOR 1-like isoform X2: protein MEIKKAAWLQAVCTEKFFRGCSIHEMAKKNEKNICCLDCCTSICPHCVHSHRFHRLLQVRRYVYNDVVRLEDLEKLFDCANIQAYTINAAKVVFIRKRPQNRQFKGSANYCTSCDRCLQEPFIHCSLGCKVEFVLKHYTDLSPFLRKCKTLQLGPDFFIPQEMGDGTNPHQETANESLHSTIVDSDEQPMSCYNYSSGSSGSENISSSSNNMLCPEIVRKKRSGLVYVSCTGINRRSSSSSNNNNKLHSEEDIATNMSRRKGIPQRSPLC from the exons ATG GAAATTAAGAAGGCAGCTTGGTTGCAAGCAGTTTGCACTGAGAAATTCTTTAGGGGATGCTCAATTCATGAAATGGCCAAGAAAAACGAGAAAAATATATGCTGTTTGGATTGCTGCACCAGCATATGCCCACACTGTGTTCATTCCCATCGTTTCCATAGGCTTCTTCAAGTACGCCGCTATGTTTATAACGATGTTGTCAGATTGGAGGATCTTGAGAAACTCTTTGACTGCGCCAATATTCAG GCATACACGATCAATGCTGCAAAAGTGGTGTTCATCAGGAAGAGGCCTCAGAATAGGCAGTTTAAAGGCTCAGCTAATTACTGTACTTCTTGTGATAGATGCCTCCAAGAACCATTTATTCACTGCTCTCTTGGCTGCAAG GTGGAATTCGTGTTAAAGCACTATACCGACCTATCTCCATTTCTCAGAAAATGCAAGACATTACAGCTAGGTCCGGACTTCTTCATTCCACAAGAAATGGGAGACGGCACCAACCCTCATCAAGAAACAGCAAACGAATCACTCCATTCGACAATTGTTGATTCCGATGAACAACCAATGAGCTGTTATAATTATTCATCCGGCTCCTCGGGTTCAGAAAACATAAgtagcagcagcaacaacatGTTGTGCCCTGAAATCGTCAGGAAGAAGAGAAGTGGACTTGTTTATGTCTCGTGCACCGGAATCAACAgaagatcatcatcttcatctaATAACAACAACAAGCTTCACTCAGAAGAAGACATTGCTACAAACATGAGTAGAAGAAAAGGCATCCCTCAAAGATCTCCACTCTGTTAA
- the LOC141704666 gene encoding uncharacterized protein LOC141704666 yields MNLDPNNSNSTDLGDDHESRIAPVATSGSATVEASSRPHRENPTSVSGGELNLSWIVCISEYVIPHERDPGPGFGGRVRNLPSRPTLVNAPVAESPPIVSTIRYSDGPRIDNRVAGRTSDEGSSGGGDDSVSRRRVSLLCRFGGLIVPRDSRLIYVGGDAKLVHVNRDVSINEFFQTIDRMCGPFCVFKYQLPGGDLDALVSVASSDDLENMMDEYDRMVERSSDELARLKAFLFSSPQSVSSLIAQLRSLNGATLTRTESVGSSSTGHEKVEEVEGIVDGNYGDITRKEEVEETVDRNGAKRTESVQDSDLNGTEAFDSTGHEKVDEVKGIVDGNCGGIMRKEIRASDTSLHNSDLSEAAAIDITGHEQVEIVEVRHEKLDSDEVVGIVDTIGGGITGRESMPGATSVQNLDLSRTEATRHDEVDIEEVKGILDGNEGGITRRGSMDTAASMNNLDLNRPEAIDSTRHEQVDVEEAKRIVDGNVGGITRRESIASATSMKSSDLNATEAIDSTGQGQGQGDIAGSTSSGGVSSKNNFTASKETAHRPVSSEPSLPMHVEPATDPRGIQAVDSRPPVLPTQPSFIVQPQQQQQAGLLPCAPYFQAYLDPQQEVLGHTEYVQCPYQMVFPSQHSETAVPVLTQHQKYGNVSSVTPNQSIPVPQIPITPNSYANPNPIAVQPITQPQQVRQEHFQEEIMYRPPVQISGDRSHGACHAQVSQSHTISGGYGWHQAPQIEQVPLFDDCWQQVALTADVPRSEESNLCEKALLRTHSDTLEQGQREGPTTTSNFIPVYHSLQPWDQIRGQPVSASAPTATLPEGITKDQVTEAPQAPSGHLDHDHILLKPSVPQCAAGDPHSLNSLFIGTTPQLYQKNVSQEPMVPMQHKAKEVLYNPEVIVAPVEDTSSQVPNHLVNDSSKEHAGKQGILEPSFACDQLKQIDSGVETFGVPPSGVLDNEQIMLPAGNSEQKNIMDSKAYQTENKTPYIDNSVNIPQTDFGATFYKQKEKVPYCEVTQPPLLGFDPAQVANRSPPVCELKHNASQCCSKIDGDVEVVHIDGNNYYKTLANRVGDMQDKSNSGLSSEDPQNLQHDLPPRPNEILTRNEAHIRDRLGNNRFGSSGEPATRDIGDFRLDLLTVDGVHLPSEEEHIKHELQAVTEGVAVSVPQTCVSVSPASQDSIFQNNDEVLDANKAEDMKLKLSERVKSEIPVLDGVGGLQKIEYSDLEELQELDSGTVGTVYYGKWRGSDVAIKRINDRCFAGKPSEQERMRADFWNEVIKLADLHHPNVVALYGVARDNTSGSWATVTEFMVNGSLKTVLQKEYKNLEMGKRLLIAKEIAYGMEYLHGKNIVHFDLKSDNLLVSLLNPHRPVCKVGDLGLSKFKRQTLVSGRMRGTLPWMAPELLHGSIDEVSEKVDVFSFGIVLWELLTGEEPYRGMHDVHIIGGIMNNNLRPPVPDSCDPEWRSLMERCWSEYPSERPSFTEVVSQLQNMDSPPKVQAEQQPISIQPQVKTERV; encoded by the exons ATGAATCTTGATCCCAACAACTCAAATTCCACTGATCTTGGTGATGATCATGAATCTCGCATTGCCCCTGTTGCCACCTCTGGAAGTGCAACTGTTGAGGCCTCTTCCAGGCCTCATCGAGAAAATCCGACTAGTGTTTCTGGTGGGGAATTGAATCTGTCCTGGATAGTTTGTATTTCAGAGTATGTAATTCCACATGAGCGTGATCCAGGGCCTGGTTTTGGAGGTCGGGTTCGAAATCTGCCTTCTAGGCCTACTTTAGTTAATGCCCCAGTTGCTGAATCTCCTCCTATTGTTTCAACGATTAGATATTCTGATGGCCCAAGAATTGATAACAGGGTTGCTGGTAGAACTTCTGATGAGGGCAGTAGTGGGGGTGGAGATGATTCAGTTTCTCGGAGGAGGGTGAGTTTGTTATGTAGATTTGGAGGGTTGATTGTGCCTAGAGACTCGAGATTGATATATGTTGGTGGGGATGCTAAGCTTGTTCATGTAAATAGAGATGTGAGTATTAATGAGTTTTTTCAGACAATCGATCGAATGTGTGGGCCATTTTGTGTTTTTAAGTACCAGTTGCCAGGGGGGGATCTTGATGCACTCGTGTCAGTAGCATCTTCAGATGATCTTGAGAATATGATGGATGAATATGATAGAATGGTTGAAAGGTCTTCGGATGAATTAGCTAGGTTGAAGGCATTTCTGTTTTCGTCTCCTCAGAGTGTTTCTTCTCTCATTGCTCAGTTGAGGAGTTTAAATGGTGCCACTCTCACAAGAACGGAGAGTGTGGGTAGTAGTAGCACTGGGCATGAGAAAGTTGAGGAGGTCGAAGGGATAGTAGATGGAAATTATGGAGATATTACGAGAAAGGAGGAGGTAGAAGAAACTGTTGATAGAAATGGTGCCAAAAGAACAGAGAGTGTGCAGGATTCAGATTTGAATGGGACTGAGGCTTTTGATAGCACCGGGCATGAGAAAGTTGATGAGGTAAAAGGGATTGTAGATGGAAATTGTGGAGGTATTATGAGAAAGGAGATTAGGGCTAGTGACACTTCTCTGCATAATTCAGATTTGAGTGAGGCTGCAGCTATCGATATCACGGGGCATGAGCAAGTGGAGATTGTGGAGGTAAGGCATGAGAAATTAGATTCGGATGAGGTGGTGGGGATTGTAGATACAATTGGTGGCGGTATAACAGGAAGGGAGAGCATGCCTGGTGCTACATCTGTGCAGAATTTGGATTTGAGTAGGACCGAGGCTACAAGACATGACGAAGTAGATATTGAGGAGGTAAAAGGGATTCTAGATGGAAATGAAGGCGGTATCACAAGAAGGGGGAGCATGGATACTGCTGCTTCTATGAATAATTTGGATTTGAATAGGCCCGAAGCTATTGACAGCACAAGGCACGAACAAGTAGATGTTGAGGAGGCAAAAAGAATTGTAGATGGAAATGTTGGTGGTATCACCAGAAGGGAGAGTATAGCTAGTGCTACTTCTATGAAGAGTTCAGATTTAAATGCCACCGAGGCTATAGATAGCACTGGCCAAGGCCAAGGCCAAGGGGATATTGCTGGGAGTACATCTTCTGGGGGTGTATCATCTAAAAATAATTTTACCGCCTCTAAAGAAACTGCACATAGACCAGTTTCTTCGGAACCTAGCCTCCCAATGCATGTTGAACCTGCTACTGATCCAAGAGGTATTCAAGCAGTTGATTCACGTCCTCCAGTTTTACCCACACAGCCTAGTTTTATTGTGCAGCCACAACAACAGCAACAAGCAGGTCTTCTGCCTTGTGCACCTTATTTTCAGGCCTATTTAGATCCTCAACAAGAAGTCTTAGGCCACACTGAGTATGTACAGTGTCCTTATCAGATGGTGTTTCCTTCTCAGCACTCGGAAACTGCTGTGCCTGTATTAACACAGCATCAAAAATATGGCAATGTTTCTAGTGTTACTCCCAATCAGTCTATTCCTGTACCGCAAATTCCAATAACTCCTAACTCTTATGCCAACCCCAACCCAATTGCTGTGCAGCCAATTACTCAACCCCAACAAGTTCGACAGGAACATTTTCAGGAGGAAATTATGTATAGGCCGCCTGTCCAAATTTCTGGGGACCGCAGCCACGGTGCCTGTCATGCACAAGTTTCTCAGTCCCACACAATTTCAGGTGGTTATGGGTGGCATCAAGCTCCACAGATAGAGCAAGTTCCCTTATTTGATGACTGTTGGCAACAGGTTGCTTTAACTGCGGACGTGCCTAGATCTGAGGAAAGCAATCTGTGCGAAAAAGCTTTACTGCGGACACATTCAGATACATTGGAACAAGGTCAGAGAGAGGGTCCTACAACCACATCCAATTTCATTCCGGTTTATCACAGTCTTCAACCATGGGATCAGATAAGAGGCCAGCCAGTAAGCGCATCTGCTCCAACTGCCACCCTGCCTGAAGGCATAACTAAAGATCAGGTTACAGAGGCACCACAGGCCCCTTCAGGCCATCTAGACCATGATCATATCCTTCTAAAGCCATCGGTTCCTCAGTGCGCAGCAGGTGACCCGCATTCTCTTAATAGTTTGTTCATTGGAACAACTCCTCAGTTGTACCAGAAAAACGTCTCCCAGGAGCCTATGGTACCAATGCAGCACAAAGCTAAAGAAGTGTTGTATAACCCGGAAGTTATTGTAGCTCCTGTTGAAGATACCTCTTCTCAAGTTCCTAACCATCTGGTTAATGATTCTTCCAAAGAGCATGCAGGTAAGCAAGGTATATTAGAGCCCTCATTTGCATGTGATCAACTCAAGCAGATCGATAGTGGAGTAGAAACCTTTGGTGTACCCCCCTCCGGAGTTCTAGATAACGAACAAATAATGTTGCCTGCTGGTAATTCCGAGCAGAAAAATATCATGGATAGTAAAGCATATCAGACTGAGAATAAGACACCCTATATAGATAATTCTGTCAACATCCCCCAGACAGATTTTGGTGCAACATTTTACAAACAAAAGGAAAAAGTTCCTTACTGTGAAGTGACACAACCTCCTCTTTTAG GGTTTGATCCAGCCCAGGTAGCAAACAGAAGTCCGCCTGTTTGTGAATTGAAGCATAATGCTTCACAATGCTGTTCAAAAATTGATGGAGATGTCGAAGTTGTCCATATTGATGGAAACAATTATTATAAAACTCTGGCTAACAGGGTTGGAGATATGCAGGATAAGTCCAACTCTGGTCTTAGTAGCGAGGATCCTCAGAATCTGCAGCATGACCTACCACCTAGACCAAATGAAATCCTAACAAGAAATGAAGCCCACATTAGAGATCGTTTAGGGAACAACCGATTTGGTAGTAGTGGAGAACCAGCTACAAGAGATATTGGTGACTTTAGGTTGGATTTACTAACAGTGGATGGAGTTCACCTGCCATCTG AAGAGGAGCATATTAAGCACGAACTTCAGGCTGTCACAGAGGGTGTCGCGGTTTCTGTTCCACAAACATGTGTATCTGTTAGTCCTGCTTCCCAAGATAGCATATTTCAGAATAACGATGAAGTGCTGGACGCAAATAAAGCTGAG GATATGAAATTAAAACTGTCAGAGAGGGTGAAGTCTGAAATTCCTGTATTAGATGGAGTTGGTGGCTTGCAG AAAATAGAATATAGTGATCTCGAAGAGCTTCAAGAACTAGATTCCGGTACTGTTGGCACTGTCTACTATGGTAAATGGAGAGGTTCCGATGTTGCCATCAAACGGATTAATGATAGGTGTTTTGCTGGAAAACCTTCAGAGCAAGAAAGGATG AGAGCTGACTTCTGGAATGAGGTAATCAAGCTTGCAGACCTGCATCATCCAAATGTAGTGGCGCTTTATGGTGTAGCACGTGATAATACCAGCGGTTCTTGGGCAACTGTGACAGAATTCATGGTTAATGGTTCTTTAAAAACTGTGCTTCAGAAAGAGTACAA GAACCTTGAAATGGGAAAGCGTCTCTTGATTGCTAAGGAGATTGCATATGGAATGGAGTACTTGCATGGAAAGAATATAGTACATTTCGACTTGAAAAGTGACAATTTGCTTGTCAGTCTTCTTAATCCACACCGGCCTGTATGCAAG GTTGGTGATTTAGGGCTCTCCAAGTTTAAAAGGCAGACACTGGTCTCAGGTCGGATGCGGGGAACACTTCCTTGGATGGCCCCAGAGCTTCTACATGGTAGCATTGACGAGGTCTCTGAGaag GTTGATGTTTTCTCATTTGGCATCGTGTTATGGGAACTTCTAACTGGAGAAGAGCCTTATCGGGGCATGCATGATGTGCATATCATAG GTGGCATTATGAACAATAATTTGAGGCCCCCAGTACCTGACTCTTGTGACCCAGAATGGAGATCACTGATGGAAAGATGCTGGTCTGAGTATCCTTCAGAAAGACCGAGCTTCACTGAGGTAGTAAGCCAGCTGCAGAATATGGACTCCCCTCCGAAAGTACAAGCCGAGCAGCAACCTATTTCTATTCAACCCCAAGTTAAAACTGAGAGAGTTTAA
- the LOC141708935 gene encoding protein RGF1 INDUCIBLE TRANSCRIPTION FACTOR 1-like isoform X1 has translation MPWGSEQSLPNKEIKKAAWLQAVCTEKFFRGCSIHEMAKKNEKNICCLDCCTSICPHCVHSHRFHRLLQVRRYVYNDVVRLEDLEKLFDCANIQAYTINAAKVVFIRKRPQNRQFKGSANYCTSCDRCLQEPFIHCSLGCKVEFVLKHYTDLSPFLRKCKTLQLGPDFFIPQEMGDGTNPHQETANESLHSTIVDSDEQPMSCYNYSSGSSGSENISSSSNNMLCPEIVRKKRSGLVYVSCTGINRRSSSSSNNNNKLHSEEDIATNMSRRKGIPQRSPLC, from the exons ATGCCTTGGGGTTCAGAACAGAGCCTTCCAAATAAG GAAATTAAGAAGGCAGCTTGGTTGCAAGCAGTTTGCACTGAGAAATTCTTTAGGGGATGCTCAATTCATGAAATGGCCAAGAAAAACGAGAAAAATATATGCTGTTTGGATTGCTGCACCAGCATATGCCCACACTGTGTTCATTCCCATCGTTTCCATAGGCTTCTTCAAGTACGCCGCTATGTTTATAACGATGTTGTCAGATTGGAGGATCTTGAGAAACTCTTTGACTGCGCCAATATTCAG GCATACACGATCAATGCTGCAAAAGTGGTGTTCATCAGGAAGAGGCCTCAGAATAGGCAGTTTAAAGGCTCAGCTAATTACTGTACTTCTTGTGATAGATGCCTCCAAGAACCATTTATTCACTGCTCTCTTGGCTGCAAG GTGGAATTCGTGTTAAAGCACTATACCGACCTATCTCCATTTCTCAGAAAATGCAAGACATTACAGCTAGGTCCGGACTTCTTCATTCCACAAGAAATGGGAGACGGCACCAACCCTCATCAAGAAACAGCAAACGAATCACTCCATTCGACAATTGTTGATTCCGATGAACAACCAATGAGCTGTTATAATTATTCATCCGGCTCCTCGGGTTCAGAAAACATAAgtagcagcagcaacaacatGTTGTGCCCTGAAATCGTCAGGAAGAAGAGAAGTGGACTTGTTTATGTCTCGTGCACCGGAATCAACAgaagatcatcatcttcatctaATAACAACAACAAGCTTCACTCAGAAGAAGACATTGCTACAAACATGAGTAGAAGAAAAGGCATCCCTCAAAGATCTCCACTCTGTTAA
- the LOC141708937 gene encoding homeobox protein knotted-1-like LET12 isoform X1: MAFHDQYSQAMSLHHYTDQQLTGNISPEQFNKSGPPTWLHSAILRQQNHHYTGEKSLLSPSDHDASIITMKNENQERKLHSMSEFVNDMSDLRDWQNAKCKADVLSHPLYDQLLAAHVSCLRIATPVDQLPRIDAQLAQAHLNVQKYVALGENNNQPLDDKDLDQFMTNYVLLLSSFKEQLQQHVRVHAMEAVMACWELEQSLQSLTGIAPGEGTGSTMSDDDDQADSDTNMFEGSLDGQDSMGFGPLVPTESERSLIERVRQELKHELKQGYKEKIVDIREEILRKRRAGKLPGDTTSLLKAWWQSHSKWPYPTEEDKARLVQETGLQLKQINNWFINQRKRNWHSNPSSSTVPKNKRKSNAGETNGEPFV, from the exons ATGGCGTTTCATGATCAATATTCACAAGCAATGTCACTTCATCATTACACCGATCAACAACTCACCGGTAATATCTCACCGGAGCAATTCAATAAGTCCGGGCCGCCTACGTGGCTCCACAGCGCAATTCTCCGGCAACAAAACCACCACTATACCGGAGAAAAGTCATTATTATCTCCATCCGATCACGACGCCTCGATAATCACGATGAAAAATGAGAATCAGGAGAGAAAATTGCATAGCATGAGTGAATTTGTTAATGATATGAGTGATTTACGTGATTGGCAGAATGCGAAATGTAAAGCGGATGTGCTTTCGCATCCTCTGTATGATCAGTTGCTTGCGGCTCACGTTTCGTGTTTACGGATCGCTACGCCTGTTGATCAGTTGCCAAGGATTGATGCTCAGCTGGCTCAGGCGCATCTTAATGTCCAAAAATATGTTGCTCTGGGAGAAAATAATAATCAGCCGCTTGATGATAAGGACCTTGATCAGTTCATG ACAAATTATGTCCTACTGCTCTCTTCCTTCAAAGAACAACTGCAACAACATGTTCGTGTTCATGCCATGGAAGCAGTCATGGCTTGCTGGGAGCTTGAGCAATCTCTGCAAAGCTTGACTG GTATAGCTCCTGGTGAAGGCACAGGTTCAACCATGTCGGATGATGACGATCAGGCTGACAGTGACACCAATATGTTTGAAGGAAGTCTAGATGGACAGGACAGCATGGGTTTCGGTCCTCTTGTTCCAACTGAAAGTGAAAGGTCCTTGATAGAACGTGTGAGGCAAGAGTTGAAGCATGAGCTGAAACAA GGTTACAAGGAGAAAATCGTAGACATCAGAGAGGAGATTTTGCGTAAAAGAAGAGCAGGAAAGCTTCCGGGTGATACTACTTCCCTATTAAAAGCATGGTGGCAGTCACATTCCAAATGGCCTTATCCAACA GAAGAAGACAAAGCAAGATTGGTGCAAGAAACAGGATTACAGCTAAAGCAGATCAATAACTGGTTTATCAACCAAAGAAAAAGGAATTGGCACAGTAATCCATCGTCTTCAACTGTTCCAAAGAACAAACGCAAGAG TAATGCAGGTGAAACAAACGGAGAGCCCTTCGTGTAA